In one window of Halomarina pelagica DNA:
- a CDS encoding OsmC family protein, whose translation MPVRTSEAQWEGDLRGGSGTMSLGSGAYEGEYSYVSRFEEGEGTNPEELIAAAHAGCYSMALANALAGDDHEPERVHTQAHVHLEGTEITRIVLEVEAEVPGIDEGTFTEYAEDAKENCPVSKALAGPEIELEATLL comes from the coding sequence ATGCCCGTTAGAACATCCGAAGCGCAGTGGGAGGGCGACCTCCGCGGCGGCAGCGGCACGATGTCGCTCGGCAGCGGTGCCTACGAGGGCGAGTACAGCTACGTCTCCCGGTTCGAGGAGGGCGAGGGGACGAACCCCGAGGAACTCATCGCCGCGGCCCACGCGGGCTGCTACTCGATGGCGCTCGCGAACGCGCTCGCCGGGGACGACCACGAGCCGGAACGAGTGCACACGCAGGCCCACGTCCACCTGGAGGGCACCGAGATCACGCGCATCGTCCTCGAAGTAGAGGCCGAGGTGCCCGGCATCGACGAGGGGACCTTCACGGAGTACGCGGAGGACGCGAAGGAGAACTGCCCGGTCTCGAAGGCGCTGGCCGGCCCGGAGATCGAACTCGAAGCGACGCTCCTGTAG
- a CDS encoding class I SAM-dependent methyltransferase — MGFHTFDVDRADDLEDPSRYRYLSVDELLALFDPATDQTVADLGSGTGFYTDDVAPYVGTLYAVDVQASMHDYYREKGAPENVSFVVADVSDLPFGDGELDGAYSTMTFHEFASEAALDELARVLAPDGLLGVGDWSANGEGSDGPPTSERFSLAEAVRLVREAGFRVERGQERRETFVLRARYDP, encoded by the coding sequence ATGGGCTTTCACACGTTCGACGTGGACCGCGCCGACGACCTGGAGGACCCGTCGCGCTACCGGTACCTCTCGGTCGACGAACTGCTCGCCCTGTTCGACCCGGCGACCGACCAGACGGTCGCCGACCTGGGGAGCGGGACGGGCTTCTACACCGACGACGTCGCCCCCTACGTCGGAACGCTCTACGCGGTGGACGTCCAGGCGTCGATGCACGACTACTACCGCGAGAAGGGTGCCCCCGAGAACGTCTCGTTCGTCGTCGCGGACGTGAGCGACCTCCCGTTCGGCGACGGCGAACTCGACGGCGCGTACTCGACGATGACCTTCCACGAGTTCGCGAGCGAGGCGGCGCTCGACGAACTCGCCCGCGTGCTCGCCCCCGACGGACTCCTCGGCGTCGGCGACTGGTCGGCGAACGGCGAGGGGTCCGACGGGCCCCCCACCAGCGAGCGCTTCTCGCTCGCCGAGGCGGTGCGACTCGTCAGGGAGGCCGGGTTCCGCGTCGAGCGGGGTCAGGAGCGCCGGGAGACGTTCGTGCTCCGCGCCCGCTACGACCCCTGA
- a CDS encoding HEWD family protein — MVSIVPPTERACERCGRRDVWDAAVENWVVRDEEGDPHCLHEWDINGQYNPVGE; from the coding sequence ATGGTATCCATCGTTCCGCCGACCGAGCGCGCCTGCGAGCGCTGCGGCCGCCGCGACGTCTGGGACGCGGCCGTCGAGAACTGGGTCGTCCGCGACGAGGAGGGCGATCCCCACTGCCTGCACGAGTGGGACATCAACGGGCAGTACAACCCCGTCGGCGAGTGA
- the cutA gene encoding divalent-cation tolerance protein CutA, translating into MPTAYVTAPPEFADELATALVEEELAACVNAVPCSSTYRWQGSVVEDDEVVLLAKTTAERYPDLEARVVELHPYDVPCVERFEESALLGPFADWRAESVR; encoded by the coding sequence ATGCCGACCGCCTACGTCACCGCGCCGCCGGAGTTCGCCGACGAACTGGCGACCGCCCTCGTCGAGGAGGAACTCGCCGCCTGCGTCAACGCCGTGCCGTGCTCCTCGACCTATCGCTGGCAGGGGAGCGTCGTGGAGGACGACGAGGTCGTCCTGCTCGCCAAGACGACCGCGGAGCGCTACCCCGACCTCGAGGCGCGGGTGGTCGAACTGCACCCGTACGACGTCCCGTGCGTCGAGCGCTTCGAGGAGTCGGCGCTGCTCGGCCCGTTCGCCGACTGGCGGGCCGAGAGCGTCCGGTAA
- a CDS encoding ribonuclease H-like domain-containing protein, with translation MRIENSFIPVDGVGEKTERGLWERGITHWDDFERDAVGETTADRIEAFIETGRERLDAGDSRFFDSAFPSAHRWRLYENFREEACFFDIETTGLSHARDDVTTVSVHRGDETLTLVADPDPIVGRPLTREAVREALADAPLLVTFNGKRFDVPFLETAFDLTLDAPHVDLMYPCRRLDLTGGLKAVERAVGVERDRPDLSGRDAVRLWREYERGANDALETLVSYNREDAINLRTLMEHVAGALHERAFGRADR, from the coding sequence GTGCGGATCGAGAACAGCTTCATTCCGGTGGACGGCGTCGGCGAGAAGACGGAGCGCGGGCTGTGGGAGCGGGGGATCACCCACTGGGACGACTTCGAGCGCGACGCGGTCGGCGAGACGACGGCCGACCGCATCGAGGCGTTCATCGAGACGGGTCGCGAGCGCCTCGACGCGGGCGACTCGCGCTTCTTCGACTCGGCCTTCCCGAGCGCGCACCGGTGGCGGCTCTACGAGAACTTCCGCGAGGAGGCGTGCTTCTTCGACATCGAGACGACCGGCCTCTCGCACGCCCGCGACGACGTGACGACAGTGAGCGTCCACCGGGGCGACGAGACGCTCACGCTCGTCGCCGACCCCGACCCGATCGTCGGCCGACCGCTCACCCGCGAGGCGGTCCGGGAGGCGCTCGCCGACGCGCCGCTGCTCGTGACGTTCAACGGCAAGCGCTTCGACGTCCCGTTTCTCGAGACGGCGTTCGACCTGACGCTCGACGCGCCGCACGTCGACCTCATGTACCCCTGCCGTCGGCTCGACCTCACGGGCGGGCTGAAGGCCGTAGAGCGGGCGGTCGGCGTCGAGCGCGACCGCCCGGACCTCTCCGGGCGCGACGCGGTCCGCCTCTGGCGGGAGTACGAACGCGGCGCGAACGACGCGCTCGAGACGCTCGTCTCGTACAACCGCGAGGACGCGATCAACCTCCGGACGCTCATGGAGCACGTCGCGGGGGCGCTCCACGAGCGCGCGTTCGGGAGGGCGGATCGGTAG
- a CDS encoding metal-dependent transcriptional regulator, producing MLSDVMEDYLKTIYVLQRETGERVSTSAIAERVGVTSPTVTSMLDKLADRGLVEREKYKGVTLTPEGETVAIEVLRHHRLIEAYLAEALDYDWTDVHEEADRLEHHISERFEARIAEALGDPTVDPHGDPIPGADLAPPEDAPGNRLDECAVGDRVVVRRVRHRTDEELRYLAESGVEPGTEIEVVEIAPFGMVTVEGDAGRQSLPAEVARQIHVAPVAVPQE from the coding sequence ATGCTCAGTGACGTGATGGAGGACTACCTGAAGACCATCTACGTTCTCCAGCGGGAGACCGGAGAGCGCGTCTCCACCTCCGCCATCGCTGAGCGCGTGGGGGTCACCTCGCCGACGGTGACGAGCATGCTCGACAAACTCGCCGACCGCGGGCTCGTCGAACGCGAGAAGTACAAGGGCGTGACGCTCACCCCGGAGGGCGAGACCGTCGCCATCGAGGTGCTCCGTCACCACCGCCTCATCGAGGCCTACCTCGCGGAGGCGCTCGACTACGACTGGACGGACGTCCACGAGGAGGCCGACCGCCTCGAACACCACATCAGCGAGCGCTTCGAGGCGCGCATCGCCGAGGCGCTCGGCGACCCCACGGTCGATCCGCACGGCGACCCCATCCCCGGCGCGGACCTCGCGCCGCCCGAGGACGCCCCGGGCAACCGCCTCGACGAGTGCGCCGTCGGCGACCGCGTCGTCGTCCGGCGGGTCCGCCACCGAACCGACGAGGAACTGCGCTACCTCGCCGAATCGGGCGTCGAACCCGGCACCGAGATCGAGGTCGTCGAGATCGCCCCCTTCGGGATGGTCACCGTCGAGGGCGATGCCGGCCGCCAGAGCCTCCCCGCGGAGGTCGCCCGCCAGATCCACGTCGCGCCGGTCGCCGTCCCGCAGGAGTGA